The proteins below come from a single Corynebacterium cystitidis genomic window:
- a CDS encoding efflux RND transporter periplasmic adaptor subunit encodes MSDSDSSGSSLKPIAAAPKKKRKRGIIIAVLAVVALALVAAYAFFGQSDPINTVEAADVHEVEQRDITTSVPVNGTVEAADTKQVTTTVTAPITSISVKPGDRVQQYQVVAQLDTTEIDRRILDEEAALNAARNAGETDLANLQKAVNRAWADKQATTITAPIAGIVASVSGEVGAPPAGPILTIANDSRLIVSGQLKEGDLPKVSAGQEVKFTTAATGDKEFTGTVERISPIGSQQAPSQGTASKPEVTFPVEITVNGEVDELRIGSSAKAQVILEQESGLPAVPREAILYDEDGSASVLVLVDDDAGQTIVEKRDVELGARDNLYVTVTNGDVEGRVLDRAAKYREFEGQPVVIDETKQEK; translated from the coding sequence ATGTCCGATAGTGATTCTTCGGGTTCCTCCCTCAAGCCCATCGCAGCCGCGCCGAAGAAGAAGCGCAAGAGGGGAATTATCATCGCCGTTCTCGCCGTGGTGGCGTTGGCTCTCGTGGCTGCTTACGCGTTCTTCGGACAGTCAGATCCCATCAACACGGTGGAAGCGGCGGATGTGCACGAAGTTGAGCAGCGCGACATCACAACTTCAGTGCCTGTCAACGGCACGGTGGAAGCAGCAGATACCAAGCAGGTCACTACCACAGTGACCGCGCCCATCACCTCGATCAGTGTGAAACCGGGTGATCGCGTGCAGCAGTACCAGGTGGTGGCTCAGCTTGATACCACCGAGATTGACCGCAGGATCCTCGACGAGGAAGCTGCGCTGAACGCTGCCCGTAACGCCGGTGAGACTGACCTGGCTAACCTGCAAAAGGCGGTCAACAGGGCGTGGGCGGATAAGCAGGCGACTACCATTACCGCCCCCATTGCAGGAATCGTCGCGTCGGTGTCTGGTGAGGTAGGGGCGCCGCCGGCAGGCCCGATTCTAACTATTGCTAATGACTCCCGCTTGATCGTTTCCGGCCAGCTTAAAGAAGGAGACCTCCCGAAGGTGTCCGCCGGCCAAGAGGTCAAGTTCACTACCGCAGCCACCGGTGATAAGGAATTTACCGGTACGGTTGAGCGGATTTCACCGATCGGTTCGCAGCAGGCCCCGTCTCAGGGGACAGCCTCGAAGCCGGAAGTGACCTTCCCGGTCGAAATCACCGTCAACGGTGAGGTGGACGAGCTGCGCATTGGTTCCTCCGCTAAAGCGCAGGTCATCTTGGAACAAGAAAGCGGGCTTCCGGCAGTGCCACGTGAGGCGATACTTTACGACGAAGACGGCTCCGCCAGCGTGCTCGTGCTTGTCGACGACGACGCCGGCCAAACAATCGTCGAAAAGCGTGATGTGGAACTCGGCGCAAGGGACAACCTCTACGTCACTGTCACCAACGGTGATGTGGAAGGCCGTGTGCTGGACCGAGCAGCGAAGTACCGCGAATTCGAAGGCCAACCCGTCGTGATCGATGAGACGAAGCAGGAGAAGTAG
- a CDS encoding ABC transporter ATP-binding protein, giving the protein MNGITKTFNQGGDAELTVLHGVDMHVDEGEFVSIVGTSGSGKSTLMNIMGLLDQPTTGTYMLGDLNVADAQDDELAQLRSQNIGFVFQNFNLIPRMSSLRNVEMPMMYAGVPRSERTQRARELLHAVGMEERMDHDPAQLSGGQKQRVAIARAMANKPALILADEPTGALDTATGRMVMDLFHTLNSQGTTIVLITHNPELADETDRVLTMRDGVFESEHHK; this is encoded by the coding sequence ATGAACGGGATTACCAAAACGTTCAATCAAGGTGGTGATGCTGAGCTCACCGTGCTGCACGGCGTAGACATGCACGTCGATGAAGGGGAGTTTGTTTCCATCGTTGGTACGTCCGGCTCCGGCAAATCAACGCTCATGAATATCATGGGTTTGCTGGACCAACCCACAACCGGCACCTACATGCTAGGGGATTTAAACGTTGCCGATGCGCAAGACGACGAGTTGGCGCAACTGCGTTCCCAAAACATTGGGTTTGTATTCCAGAATTTCAACCTGATCCCCAGGATGTCGTCGTTACGCAATGTGGAAATGCCGATGATGTACGCCGGTGTCCCCCGGTCTGAACGCACGCAACGTGCGCGCGAACTGCTGCACGCAGTGGGCATGGAAGAACGGATGGACCATGACCCCGCGCAACTGTCTGGCGGGCAGAAACAACGCGTGGCTATTGCGCGCGCCATGGCAAACAAACCGGCGCTCATACTTGCCGACGAACCAACCGGTGCCCTCGACACCGCCACCGGGCGGATGGTGATGGACCTGTTCCACACCCTGAACTCCCAGGGCACAACGATTGTTCTCATCACCCACAATCCGGAACTAGCCGACGAAACAGACCGCGTGCTCACAATGCGCGACGGAGTGTTTGAAAGCGAGCACCACAAATGA